One Bacillota bacterium genomic window, GCCTCTCTTGAAGATGCCGCGAGGGAGATGAAGGCCCAGGTGGAAAGTGCCTATCAACTTGGTATCGATGTTACGCACCTTGACACCCACATGGGTTCGGTACTCCGTCCCGATCTGGCCGAAGTTTATGTACAGCTTGGCCGGGATTACCGTCTGCCAGTTTATCTTCCGGAGAGCGTGGCTGAGCATGGTATCGATGAACCGATCTGCTCGTTTTTTGATGAGATGCTTTCCGGGATCAAGATGCCCAGGTACAGGCTGGTCGACGGATACAGGATTCCTCCTCCGCAACGTACAGATTGGTACCTGGAGAAGCTTTCCGGCCTGGAACCCGGTGTATATCATCTGATTCATCACTCCGCTGTCCCCGGGGCGGACCTGGTTTTGCCCGACAGGGATGTCCGCACGGCGGATTATGAAGCGTTGTCCGATCCCCGGGTGCGTGAAATAATCGATTCATTCAAGCTGCTGTCTTACCGGGAAATCAGGGATAGATTGAGGAAAGAACCTCCGGAAGAGGGCTGACAGCCACCATGGGCTTCGGGGGAAATGACGGCTGATGGAAGGTGTGCCGCGGACTGTGAAAGATTTGCCTGTCCATGTGGAGAAGGAAACCCGGCATCCGTGTACATCGAGATGATCTTGCCACGCGGTTGTTCCTTTTCTGTTACGTGAAATGTGGCTTTTTTTTCTCGGCGGCTGCATGAAGTTGCGGGGTTTCAAAATGGCCGTAGCGGCGGGAACAGCCTTCATTTCCGGCAAATTGTTTATTTCGTTTCGATATGTTAAAATAAGCGTTGTTTGTGTTCAAGATGATATTATTTCGCCTGCGCAGGGCGTCTTTTGATCCTGGCATTATTCGCCAAACGGATGCGGGGCAAGGAGGCATATTAAATGGTCAAGTGGGAAAAAATAGACGGCAACAAGATCAAGATGGAAATAGAGGTTTCCGAGAACGAAGTGGATGGAGCTCTGGAGAAGGCTTATTTCAAGGTGGTCAGGGACATAAACTTGCCCGGCTTCAGGAAGGGGAAGGTCCCGCGCAAAATACTGGAAGCGCGTTTTGGCCCGGAAGTACTGTACAAGGAAGCGGTTGAGATTTTGCTTCCAGGATCCTATCGTCGTGCCATAGACGATGAAAATATTGAACCGATCGACGAACCGGAAATAGATATCAAACAGATCGAAAAAGGTAAACCTTTTGTTTTCACGGCGATCGTGGAAGTCAAGCCCGAGGTAAAACTGGGGGACTACAAGGGTGTAGAGGTAGAGGTGGAAGAGGATGAGATTGACGAGGCGGCGGTCGACGAACGCATGGAAGCTCTCAGAAATGACCATGCCAGCCTGGTTGATGTTGAAGATGATAAAAGCCGGGTGGGCGAAGGCGATCTTGTCATGATCGATTTTTGCGGTTACATGGACGGGGAGCCTTTTGAAGGCGGGGAAGCCAGGGATTACTCCCTTGAAATCGGATCCCATTCCTTCATTCCCGGTTTCGAGGAACAGCTGATCGGTTCATTGGCAGGCGATGAGAAGGAACTGAAGGCTACTTTTCCTGACGATTACCGTAATGAAGAACTGGCCGGGAAAGAAGCAACTTTCAAGGTTACGGTAAAAAATATCAAACGCAAGGAACTTCCTGATCTGGATGATGATTTTATCAGCGAGATCAGCGAATTTGATAACGTGGCCTCTTTCAGGGAAGACCTGGCGGCGCGTATGAAGGAAGATGTAAAAAAAGCTAACAGGGCGCAGCTGGAAAGCATCATCATCGAGAAGATAACTGCTGCTTCGGAGGTGGAGGCGCCGGAAGTGCTCATTGAAAAACAGTTGAACAACATGATCAGCGATATTGACCATTACCTGCAGTTTCAGGGGATGAACCTGGACAGATTTCTGGAGGCTTCCCGGAAAACACTGGATGAGATAAAGGAAGCGAATCGCGAGGAAGCGATCAACCGGGTCAAGGCCAACCTCGTCCTCGATGCGATCGTCAAGGCGGAAGGGATCGTTATCTCGGAGGAGGAACTGGAGGAGAAGATAAAGGAAGTTGCCGAACAATATTATAGCACTCCCGAAAAAGTACGCGATGTCTATGAAAAGCAGGGCCGGATCAAATATCTGCAAGAAGAGGCCCGCATGCGCAAGCTGATCAATTTCCTCGTTGAAAACGCCAGGGTGAAGACAATCAAGAAAAAAGATGATGAACGATCCGGGGTTGATGGCGGACAGCCCCGGGTAGATTCCAGACAGGCCGAAGAAGATGACGGGCAACCCGAAACCGATAGGAAACAATCAAGAGAAGATGGAGAACAACCCGAAGTGGATGAGAAATAACCTCGGGTGGATTGGCGTGTCATGTTACAAAAAATTTACATTTACCGTGAAGGAAGATATACTGATTGTATGGAATTAGAAAACTTGATATTGGGGAAAGGAGATGTTCAAAACATGAATCTGGTACCTATGGTTGTGGAGCAAACAAATCGTGGGGAGAGGGCTTATGACATATTTTCAAGATTGCTGAAGGACCGTATCGTTTTTATTGGTTCCGGTATCGATGATGCGGTGGCCAATCTGATCATTGCCCAGCTGCTCTTCCTCGAATCCGAGGATCCTGACAAGGATATAAACCTCTACATAAATTCTCCGGGTGGTGTAATTTATTCCGGGATGGCTATTTATGATACCATTCAATATATCAAGCCTGACGTATCGACGATCTGTGTGGGCCTGGCGGCAAGTCTCGGTGCCGTTTTGCTGGCGGCGGGGACCAAGGGGAAACG contains:
- a CDS encoding ChbG/HpnK family deacetylase, encoding MNKHDFWENMGLAGERVLIIHHDDLGFLYSQDDAFHELGFRTGSLMMPGTWVSAFSGLEGVDLGVHLTLTSEWEAPRLRPLTDGPSLRDAHGYFWPTLEEAWANASLEDAAREMKAQVESAYQLGIDVTHLDTHMGSVLRPDLAEVYVQLGRDYRLPVYLPESVAEHGIDEPICSFFDEMLSGIKMPRYRLVDGYRIPPPQRTDWYLEKLSGLEPGVYHLIHHSAVPGADLVLPDRDVRTADYEALSDPRVREIIDSFKLLSYREIRDRLRKEPPEEG
- a CDS encoding trigger factor is translated as MVKWEKIDGNKIKMEIEVSENEVDGALEKAYFKVVRDINLPGFRKGKVPRKILEARFGPEVLYKEAVEILLPGSYRRAIDDENIEPIDEPEIDIKQIEKGKPFVFTAIVEVKPEVKLGDYKGVEVEVEEDEIDEAAVDERMEALRNDHASLVDVEDDKSRVGEGDLVMIDFCGYMDGEPFEGGEARDYSLEIGSHSFIPGFEEQLIGSLAGDEKELKATFPDDYRNEELAGKEATFKVTVKNIKRKELPDLDDDFISEISEFDNVASFREDLAARMKEDVKKANRAQLESIIIEKITAASEVEAPEVLIEKQLNNMISDIDHYLQFQGMNLDRFLEASRKTLDEIKEANREEAINRVKANLVLDAIVKAEGIVISEEELEEKIKEVAEQYYSTPEKVRDVYEKQGRIKYLQEEARMRKLINFLVENARVKTIKKKDDERSGVDGGQPRVDSRQAEEDDGQPETDRKQSREDGEQPEVDEK
- the clpP gene encoding ATP-dependent Clp endopeptidase proteolytic subunit ClpP, encoding MNLVPMVVEQTNRGERAYDIFSRLLKDRIVFIGSGIDDAVANLIIAQLLFLESEDPDKDINLYINSPGGVIYSGMAIYDTIQYIKPDVSTICVGLAASLGAVLLAAGTKGKRFALPHSRVMVHQPMGGAKGQAVDIEIHAREIIGLREKINEVLSRHTGQPIERIARDTDRDFFMDVNAAKEYGIIDEILTTHR